A segment of the Actinomycetota bacterium genome:
TTCCGATAATCAGAAGATCGGACTGACTGCGCCTTGCGGCGGCCGTATCGAAGCTTCCAAGATATCTTGGTATCTTATTAAAAATATCGCTCAATTTGAGACTTCGCTCTCTTTTTTCATTTAAGAGGATAGCAGCCGAAACCGATCAACAGTTATCGAAGGGGGCGGTGTAGTCGCCCGCACTTATCAATCTGTTATCCGCGCTCACGTGGACTATCTTTGGAACGAACGACTTCGCTTTTGGCTCATCCATGATAGCGTAGGTAAGGACGATGATGATGTCTCCCTTGTGCATCAGGCGGGCGGCCGCTCCATTGATGCAGACGACGCCGCTGCCGCGCTCTCCGCTGATGGCATAGGTCTCCAGCCGCAAACCGTTAGTCACGTTAACCACCTGGACCTTCTCGTGATTTATGATGTCGGCAGCCTCCAAAAGCGCCTCATCTATGGTTATGCTGCCCGGATAATCGAGATTGGCCTCGGTCACAGTCGCCCTATGAATCTTGCTCTTAAGAAGCGTTCTAAACAATTCCCTTCACCCGCTTTAAAG
Coding sequences within it:
- a CDS encoding aspartate 1-decarboxylase — encoded protein: MFRTLLKSKIHRATVTEANLDYPGSITIDEALLEAADIINHEKVQVVNVTNGLRLETYAISGERGSGVVCINGAAARLMHKGDIIIVLTYAIMDEPKAKSFVPKIVHVSADNRLISAGDYTAPFDNC